The region AGATTTTTGAGTCAGAAACGGGTTAGCGACTCTTTAGGGCCTGATGGGGCTAAAGAGTCGCTAACCCGTTTTTCATTCTAACCTGTTTTCTCAACATCCTTATTTACCAGACACGACGGTTTATGATAGACCGGGAAATTGCAGGAGTTTGCGATGAAACATACCCTGTTGGCCTGTTCATGTAGTTCATTGGCTTTGTCGATCATAGATTGCTCGGTAACCGTAACAACGGGATTGAGCGTAACTTCGCTGAAGTGCCCGCCCCCGTCCGCTGTTTCGACCATAATGCCACTGGCGTTGTCTACATAGTCGGTCACCACAACCCCCGCTACAGCGCAGAGGTGCAGGTATGAGAGCATGTGGCAGCTCGACAGCGAGGCAACCAATAGTTCTTCGGGGTTGTATCTGGTTTTGTCTCCCCGAAAGGCCGGATCAGACGAGCCCATGATCACAGACTTCGTTCCTGCTGAGATAACATGGCTTCGCTCGTAGGATCGATAGGTGCTGGTTCCTTGCCCGGTGTTGCCGTCCCAGGTAACGGTTAGTGCATAGTGGTGTTCTTTTGCCATAATCTTGCCGAATTTACTTTTTATGCTGTCAATGCCTGTCTCTTCATTGATACGTG is a window of Spirosoma linguale DSM 74 DNA encoding:
- a CDS encoding OsmC family protein (PFAM: OsmC family protein~KEGG: csa:Csal_0037 OsmC-like protein); this translates as MAKEHHYALTVTWDGNTGQGTSTYRSYERSHVISAGTKSVIMGSSDPAFRGDKTRYNPEELLVASLSSCHMLSYLHLCAVAGVVVTDYVDNASGIMVETADGGGHFSEVTLNPVVTVTEQSMIDKANELHEQANRVCFIANSCNFPVYHKPSCLVNKDVEKTG